From a region of the Teredinibacter turnerae genome:
- a CDS encoding GlxA family transcriptional regulator codes for MLQICFLLYPNMLATSTTLPMELLASATALAKTQHPRKHDRMQITLASLDGKAVVTHTGITLTPDCQLDAVPPPDIVYLPALWRNPEPVIATQRALLPWLQREQQRGSSLAGVGTGCWFLAEAGLLDGKAATTHWYYFERFQARYPKVQLKRSNFITQAGNIFCAGSVNSLADLTVYFIQQHFGQSVAHHVERHFFHEIRRLYETSHAGDQIAKMHPDEVIVQAVHWLTENYHNDVNVSELAAQFDMSVRTFNRRFKMATDTTPLSYLQDLRVKNAQELLKSTNLNLSEIMFRVGYQDIAHFTRLFKRILGLTPTQYRVTVRAKLFSAD; via the coding sequence ATGCTCCAAATCTGCTTCCTGCTCTACCCCAATATGCTGGCAACCAGCACGACTTTACCCATGGAGCTGCTGGCGTCAGCCACCGCCCTGGCAAAGACACAACACCCGCGCAAGCACGACCGCATGCAGATAACGCTGGCATCGTTGGATGGCAAAGCGGTGGTGACCCACACAGGAATTACACTGACACCCGATTGCCAGCTCGATGCGGTGCCACCCCCGGATATCGTCTACCTGCCAGCACTCTGGCGAAACCCTGAGCCGGTTATCGCGACACAACGCGCACTACTCCCGTGGCTGCAGCGCGAGCAGCAGCGAGGCTCTTCTCTCGCAGGGGTAGGAACCGGCTGCTGGTTTCTCGCTGAAGCCGGATTGTTAGACGGTAAAGCCGCGACAACTCACTGGTACTACTTCGAGCGGTTTCAGGCACGCTACCCAAAGGTGCAGCTAAAGCGAAGTAATTTTATTACTCAGGCAGGTAATATATTTTGTGCAGGCAGCGTCAACTCGCTGGCCGATCTGACTGTCTATTTTATTCAGCAACATTTCGGGCAGTCCGTCGCTCACCATGTGGAACGACATTTTTTTCACGAAATACGGCGATTGTATGAAACCTCGCATGCAGGCGACCAAATAGCCAAAATGCATCCGGATGAAGTCATTGTGCAGGCGGTCCACTGGCTGACCGAAAATTATCACAACGATGTCAATGTGAGTGAACTCGCCGCGCAATTTGATATGAGCGTGCGCACCTTCAACCGACGGTTCAAAATGGCCACAGATACCACACCTCTCAGCTATTTACAGGATCTTCGTGTAAAAAACGCGCAAGAACTTTTGAAGAGCACCAATCTGAATCTATCGGAAATCATGTTTCGGGTTGGCTATCAGGACATCGCCCACTTCACTCGCCTGTTCAAGCGAATATTGGGGCTCACTCCCACCCAGTACCGGGTGACGGTGAGAGCAAAACTTTTTTCCGCAGATTAA
- the tig gene encoding trigger factor, whose product MQVSIETTSGLERRLTVGIPAEIIDQEVEKRLKQAAKTVRINGFRKGKVPFKVVKQRFGEGVRQEVLGDTIQRSFYDAVRQESVRPAGQPSIEPKQMDEGKDVEYIATFEVYPEVELKELDNIEITRYDAEITDADIDKMVETLQKGQSTWEPVKRKSKKGDKVTIDFLGKIDGEAFDGGEAKGHQLELGSGSMIPGFEKGITGMKAGETQPINVTFPDDYHVEDLRSKDAEFEITVHEVLGEKLPKLDEEFYAKFGVTEGGEEKFREEVKSNMEREKQRAIKAKVKEQVMNALLESNSVDLPAALVQSEIGAMRQQMVQQYGQSAQNLDLEALLPDDMFKAQAERRTALALIVSEVVKKYEVKADKDIVRSLIEEAASTYEDPQEVINYYYSNEQLLANVEAAALEEKVVELLLEKATVTDATVSYDEVIKPQEAQAEDA is encoded by the coding sequence ATGCAAGTTTCTATCGAAACGACTTCCGGTTTGGAGCGTCGATTAACTGTTGGTATTCCCGCCGAGATAATCGATCAGGAAGTAGAAAAGCGTCTTAAGCAGGCCGCTAAAACCGTCAGAATCAATGGTTTTCGCAAAGGCAAAGTTCCTTTTAAAGTTGTCAAGCAGCGTTTTGGTGAAGGCGTTCGTCAGGAAGTGTTAGGCGATACCATCCAGCGCAGCTTTTACGACGCGGTGCGTCAGGAGTCTGTGCGCCCTGCTGGTCAGCCTAGTATTGAGCCAAAGCAGATGGATGAGGGCAAGGATGTCGAATACATTGCGACCTTCGAAGTTTACCCAGAAGTTGAGTTAAAAGAACTCGACAACATCGAAATTACCCGCTACGACGCGGAAATCACTGACGCAGATATCGACAAAATGGTTGAGACCCTGCAAAAAGGTCAGTCGACTTGGGAGCCCGTTAAGCGCAAGTCGAAAAAGGGTGACAAAGTCACGATCGACTTCCTGGGTAAAATCGACGGCGAAGCCTTCGATGGCGGTGAAGCAAAAGGGCATCAGCTGGAACTTGGCTCTGGCAGCATGATTCCTGGCTTCGAAAAAGGCATCACCGGCATGAAAGCTGGCGAAACACAGCCTATTAATGTGACTTTCCCTGACGACTATCACGTTGAAGATTTGCGCAGCAAAGATGCTGAATTTGAAATCACCGTTCACGAAGTGCTGGGCGAAAAACTGCCTAAGCTTGATGAAGAGTTCTATGCCAAATTTGGCGTAACCGAAGGCGGGGAAGAGAAGTTCCGCGAAGAGGTTAAGTCAAATATGGAGCGTGAGAAGCAGCGCGCCATCAAGGCTAAAGTGAAAGAGCAGGTCATGAATGCGTTGCTCGAGTCGAATTCGGTCGATCTGCCCGCTGCGTTGGTGCAGAGCGAAATTGGTGCAATGCGTCAGCAGATGGTTCAGCAATACGGCCAGAGCGCGCAGAACCTGGATCTTGAGGCGCTGTTGCCGGACGACATGTTCAAAGCTCAGGCTGAGCGACGTACAGCACTGGCGCTGATTGTGTCCGAAGTTGTAAAAAAATATGAAGTGAAGGCAGACAAAGATATTGTTCGCTCCTTGATCGAAGAGGCCGCGTCGACCTACGAAGATCCTCAGGAAGTGATCAACTACTATTACAGTAATGAGCAGCTGTTGGCGAATGTCGAGGCTGCAGCGCTGGAAGAGAAGGTGGTTGAATTGCTGCTGGAAAAAGCCACTGTTACAGATGCGACAGTTAGCTACGACGAAGTAATCAAGCCTCAAGAGGCGCAAGCAGAAGACGCCTGA
- a CDS encoding Hsp20 family protein: MRNIDFTPLYRSAIGFDRMANMLDAISRSEQSQPSYPPYNIELTGEDKYRISMAVAGFSEQELSIETKENTLSVTGKKSTNGQAERKFLHQGIAARNFERRFQLADYVIVTGASLENGLLHVELVREIPDAMKPRTISISGNRTQEVLDQQTTGSQSETVIEPSHNQQTQHKVA, from the coding sequence ATGCGTAACATCGATTTTACCCCCCTTTACCGTTCTGCGATTGGTTTTGACCGCATGGCAAATATGCTGGATGCGATTTCCCGATCTGAACAGAGTCAACCAAGTTATCCACCGTACAATATTGAATTGACTGGTGAAGACAAATACCGAATTTCGATGGCCGTGGCCGGATTTTCCGAGCAAGAGCTGTCGATTGAGACGAAAGAAAATACCTTGTCTGTGACCGGAAAAAAATCCACTAACGGGCAGGCAGAAAGAAAATTCCTGCACCAGGGAATTGCCGCGCGAAATTTTGAGCGCCGCTTTCAGCTGGCGGATTATGTGATTGTTACCGGAGCGTCTCTGGAAAACGGTTTGCTTCATGTCGAGTTGGTGCGCGAAATACCCGACGCGATGAAGCCGCGTACCATATCGATTTCCGGCAATAGAACGCAAGAAGTGCTAGATCAGCAAACTACTGGTAGCCAATCAGAAACAGTGATTGAGCCGAGCCATAACCAACAGACGCAACACAAAGTGGCGTAA
- the fadB gene encoding fatty acid oxidation complex subunit alpha FadB, giving the protein MIFDGKAFKLIPLDDGIVELQFDLEGESVNKFSMHAMAELGDALDILESHSGLSGLLFSSAKEVFIVGADINEFGKVFAGGTDAVKAYNGKTNALFSRLEDLPVPTVVAINGYCLGGGMEISLACDFRILSHKAKIGLPETKLGIIPGWGGTVRLPRLAGLDVAIDWIASGKDQRPEAALQAGVADGVVAPEKLRDAALKVLRDAIAGSLPYLPRRHQKKSPLRINDTEGLLAFEGAKMFIKGQAGRHYPAPVAAVQSMQNAAKLERDAALAVETELFAELAQGPVAESLVGLFLNDQLLGKKAKSFIKSAPGEVKKAAVLGAGIMGGGIAYQSAYKGTPVVMKDIATQGLDLGMAEAAKLLNKQVTRGRIDTAKMAEVLNRIQPTLSYEGFGAVDIVVEAVVENPNIKHAVLTEVEKHLPDTAVLCSNTSTISIDFLAEPLQRPQNFCGMHFFNPVHAMPLVEVIRGTHTSDSAVAITVAYASALGKKPVVVKDCPGFLVNRVLFPYFAGFAMLLRDGADFQKVDKVMERWGWPMGPAYLLDVVGIDTGVHAESVMAEGFPDRMGKSFKAASDILFEAGRLGQKNEKGFYNYAPDKKGKPQKVLTDESYELLKPHCAALRDFSDEEIIARMMIPMVTEMARCLEEGIVASVAEADMALVYGLGFPPFRGGVFRWVDQTGANAIAEMASSCEALGPLYQLTPGLQKTVETGQTYYPKAEV; this is encoded by the coding sequence ATGATTTTCGATGGTAAGGCGTTCAAGTTGATCCCCCTGGACGATGGAATTGTGGAACTACAGTTCGATCTAGAGGGTGAGTCGGTTAACAAATTTAGTATGCACGCTATGGCCGAACTGGGCGATGCGCTGGATATATTGGAGAGTCATTCAGGTTTATCAGGCTTGCTTTTCAGCAGTGCCAAAGAGGTGTTTATTGTCGGTGCGGATATCAATGAGTTCGGCAAGGTGTTTGCCGGCGGCACCGATGCAGTAAAGGCGTACAACGGCAAAACCAATGCGCTGTTTTCCCGCTTGGAAGATCTTCCTGTGCCGACTGTTGTGGCGATCAATGGCTACTGCCTGGGTGGCGGTATGGAGATCAGTCTCGCTTGCGATTTCCGAATTTTAAGTCACAAAGCTAAAATCGGACTGCCGGAAACCAAGCTCGGTATTATTCCCGGGTGGGGTGGAACGGTCCGCCTACCACGCCTCGCAGGACTCGATGTTGCTATTGACTGGATTGCTTCTGGCAAGGATCAGCGGCCGGAGGCAGCGTTGCAGGCGGGCGTTGCCGATGGCGTGGTCGCGCCGGAAAAACTGCGCGACGCTGCACTGAAAGTGTTGCGCGATGCCATCGCGGGTTCATTGCCTTATCTTCCCCGACGCCACCAGAAGAAGTCTCCCTTGCGGATTAACGACACGGAAGGTCTGCTCGCGTTTGAAGGCGCCAAGATGTTTATCAAAGGGCAGGCGGGCCGCCATTACCCAGCGCCGGTGGCTGCAGTTCAGTCAATGCAAAACGCCGCCAAACTGGAGCGTGACGCGGCCCTGGCGGTAGAGACGGAGCTGTTCGCCGAACTCGCTCAAGGGCCGGTCGCTGAGAGCCTCGTTGGTCTGTTTCTAAACGATCAGCTTCTTGGCAAAAAAGCCAAGTCGTTCATTAAGTCTGCGCCGGGCGAGGTAAAAAAAGCGGCGGTGCTTGGCGCAGGTATCATGGGGGGCGGCATAGCCTACCAAAGTGCGTATAAAGGCACACCCGTAGTAATGAAAGATATCGCCACCCAGGGTTTGGATCTCGGTATGGCAGAGGCGGCGAAGCTGTTGAATAAACAGGTTACACGTGGCCGTATCGACACCGCAAAAATGGCCGAAGTCCTCAACAGAATTCAACCTACTCTGAGCTACGAAGGGTTTGGCGCGGTCGATATTGTCGTCGAAGCCGTTGTTGAGAATCCGAATATCAAGCACGCGGTGCTCACGGAAGTAGAAAAACACCTCCCGGACACTGCCGTACTTTGCTCAAACACCTCGACAATCTCCATCGATTTTCTCGCTGAGCCCTTGCAGCGGCCACAGAATTTTTGTGGCATGCACTTTTTTAATCCTGTACACGCCATGCCTCTCGTTGAGGTTATTCGCGGCACGCACACCTCTGATTCTGCAGTTGCGATCACGGTGGCCTACGCCAGCGCGCTGGGCAAAAAGCCAGTGGTGGTTAAAGATTGCCCTGGGTTTCTGGTAAATCGTGTGCTTTTCCCGTATTTCGCGGGTTTTGCAATGCTTTTGCGCGACGGCGCAGATTTTCAAAAGGTAGATAAGGTAATGGAGCGGTGGGGCTGGCCCATGGGGCCAGCGTATCTTCTCGATGTTGTGGGGATCGATACGGGCGTACACGCCGAGTCGGTGATGGCTGAAGGCTTTCCTGACCGCATGGGCAAGTCCTTCAAGGCGGCCAGTGATATTCTGTTTGAGGCGGGCCGCTTGGGGCAGAAAAACGAAAAGGGCTTCTATAACTATGCTCCAGATAAAAAGGGCAAGCCGCAGAAAGTACTTACTGATGAAAGCTATGAACTGCTCAAGCCCCATTGCGCGGCATTAAGGGATTTCAGTGATGAAGAGATTATCGCGCGGATGATGATTCCCATGGTGACCGAAATGGCCCGATGTCTCGAGGAGGGGATCGTCGCCTCGGTGGCTGAGGCAGATATGGCGCTGGTCTATGGTTTAGGGTTTCCACCGTTCCGCGGTGGGGTCTTCCGTTGGGTAGATCAAACTGGTGCCAACGCCATCGCAGAGATGGCGTCTTCCTGCGAAGCGCTTGGCCCGCTTTACCAACTCACACCCGGGCTGCAAAAGACCGTGGAAACTGGCCAAACTTATTATCCAAAAGCCGAGGTGTAA
- a CDS encoding helix-turn-helix domain-containing protein, whose translation MEEQSPQAVLSEQTALSANNRLGERLQAVRKQHGLSQRELARRAEVTNSTLSMIEQGKVSPSVASLEKVLSAIPMTLQEFFSDTLEILPPIYRAADFLSIRKDGTENLIMPLPEAGHDGVYLSRQTYSPGSQISTEWMIRKGFVGGIVVEGELVLRLDGNEYQLGIGEGFHFSLHRSHSLANQSAQPCGLRLKSRSRVVCRSFGTPTKTPGAF comes from the coding sequence ATGGAAGAGCAATCTCCGCAAGCAGTGTTGTCGGAGCAAACGGCGTTATCCGCCAACAATCGATTGGGCGAGCGGCTGCAGGCGGTGCGCAAGCAGCACGGACTTTCCCAGCGGGAGTTGGCACGTCGTGCAGAGGTAACCAATAGTACGCTGTCAATGATCGAGCAGGGCAAGGTGAGCCCGTCGGTTGCCTCTCTAGAAAAAGTGCTTTCTGCAATCCCTATGACACTGCAGGAGTTTTTTTCGGATACATTGGAGATTTTGCCGCCCATCTACCGGGCAGCGGACTTTCTCTCAATTCGCAAAGATGGCACCGAAAATCTCATTATGCCATTGCCGGAGGCGGGGCATGACGGGGTTTACCTCTCGCGTCAGACATACAGCCCCGGCAGCCAGATCTCGACCGAATGGATGATCCGCAAGGGATTCGTCGGCGGTATTGTTGTCGAAGGAGAATTGGTACTGCGCCTTGACGGCAACGAATATCAGTTGGGTATCGGCGAAGGCTTCCACTTTTCACTCCATCGCTCACACAGTCTGGCCAATCAGTCTGCCCAGCCCTGCGGGTTGCGGCTAAAATCCCGCTCCCGCGTTGTTTGTCGCTCATTTGGAACACCCACTAAAACGCCGGGAGCGTTTTAG
- the fadA gene encoding acetyl-CoA C-acyltransferase FadA encodes MNLQARDVVIVDYARSPMGRSKNGCFRFLRADDMSAQLVRTLITRNDALDPNEIDDLLWGCVMQRGEQGFNLGRNVGLLAGLPHTVPGQTVNRLCGSSMSALHTAAANIMAGLGDAYVVGGVEHMGHIDMNDGVDINPAMGHTVAKAAGSMGMTAEFLALLHGISREQMDAFGARSHQRAAAATAAGKFKREIVPMRGHDADGTPYTVVDDETIRADTTAEVLATLKPVFNPKGGTVTAGTSSQITDGASGMLVMSAEKAQALGMAPIAKIRAMTLAGVDPSIMGYGPVPSTQKALKQLGLSIGDIDAIELNEAFAAQSLPVLKDLDLLEAMDDKVNLYGGAIALGHPFGCSGTRITGTLLSVMQEEDKSLGIATMCIGLGQGITTVLERV; translated from the coding sequence ATGAATTTACAAGCGAGAGATGTAGTAATTGTCGATTATGCCCGCAGCCCCATGGGGCGCTCCAAAAATGGCTGCTTCCGCTTTTTGCGTGCCGATGACATGAGCGCTCAATTGGTGAGGACTCTAATCACACGAAACGATGCCTTGGACCCCAACGAAATCGACGACCTTCTTTGGGGGTGTGTTATGCAGCGGGGCGAGCAAGGTTTCAACCTGGGTCGCAATGTTGGCTTGTTGGCCGGCCTGCCACACACGGTGCCCGGGCAGACAGTTAATCGTTTGTGCGGCTCATCCATGTCCGCGCTGCACACTGCCGCCGCCAATATCATGGCGGGGTTGGGCGATGCCTATGTGGTTGGCGGAGTGGAGCACATGGGGCATATCGATATGAACGACGGTGTCGATATCAACCCGGCAATGGGTCACACGGTGGCCAAGGCCGCCGGGTCTATGGGGATGACGGCCGAGTTTTTGGCCTTGTTGCATGGTATTTCGCGAGAGCAGATGGATGCGTTCGGCGCGAGGTCGCACCAGCGGGCCGCGGCGGCTACCGCTGCCGGAAAGTTCAAGCGTGAAATTGTGCCCATGCGCGGGCATGACGCAGACGGCACGCCCTACACTGTGGTCGATGACGAGACGATTCGAGCGGATACCACCGCTGAGGTGCTCGCGACCCTGAAACCCGTGTTCAACCCCAAAGGGGGCACCGTTACTGCTGGCACATCTTCGCAAATCACCGATGGAGCATCCGGCATGCTGGTCATGTCGGCTGAAAAAGCGCAGGCTTTGGGTATGGCGCCTATTGCCAAAATCCGCGCGATGACATTGGCCGGCGTGGACCCGTCAATTATGGGTTATGGCCCGGTGCCTTCTACCCAGAAAGCGTTGAAACAGCTTGGCTTGTCAATTGGCGATATTGATGCGATAGAGCTTAACGAAGCTTTTGCTGCCCAGTCTTTGCCAGTGCTTAAGGATCTCGACCTGTTGGAGGCCATGGACGATAAGGTCAATCTATACGGAGGCGCTATCGCGCTGGGGCACCCATTTGGTTGCTCGGGTACGCGAATTACCGGAACACTCCTGTCTGTGATGCAGGAGGAAGACAAATCGCTTGGTATTGCGACCATGTGTATAGGTCTGGGACAGGGCATTACGACTGTTCTGGAGCGCGTATAG
- a CDS encoding beta-ketoacyl synthase has product MFGESGQYTVRKNPEAIFEPFFMPTPLPLIVGFGGYNAAGRSSGHQAYQRMILESLSAADKAATLDSLAHLMGNPRLDPQSVLDGTLIRRIESSFFDVDNTAIGKNITLKAESTSPVSFDIAGRDLPHPIPEHWRADPLDEGGRRYKITIDSDQTLLLKCRSKMAVQSAGQLPTGFDPGSHYRSQHHPRGLQLAILAASDAVQSMGIDWQRIVSAVAPDEIGVYSSSVMSQLDNTGLGGMMQSRALASRVTSKQLALGLNTMPADFINAYVLGSVGITGGMTGACATFLYNLNQGVAEIKSGRRKVVVVGSAEAPIIPEIIDGYAAMSALATDADLCKLDGLTVGASPDFRRASRPFGENCGFTLAESAQYVVLMADDLAVQLGAQVFGAVPGVYINADGFKKSISAPGAGNYLTMAKAVGLARALLGDEAVQQRSFVQAHGSSTPHNRTTESKIFDQVARAFSIEHWPVAAVKSYLGHSLGPASGDQMAATLGAFAQGVVPGIKTIDGVADDVCGARLHISNQDIDLGCGNIDVAFLNSKGFGGNNATATVLSPTVVNRYLERHYPGRQWTTFQDKQVQSRDDAARYLAAADKGDLRPIYEFGTRVIDEEEISISSTEIILPGFANPVSLGDNEGYDF; this is encoded by the coding sequence GTGTTTGGGGAATCGGGGCAATACACTGTGCGCAAAAACCCTGAAGCTATTTTCGAGCCTTTTTTTATGCCTACTCCGTTACCTCTTATTGTTGGATTTGGTGGATATAACGCCGCCGGAAGAAGCTCCGGCCACCAGGCGTACCAACGGATGATTTTAGAGAGCCTTTCAGCTGCCGATAAAGCCGCAACACTGGACTCGCTTGCCCACTTGATGGGGAACCCGCGCTTAGACCCTCAATCGGTGTTGGACGGAACCCTGATCCGAAGAATTGAATCGTCATTTTTTGATGTGGATAACACAGCGATTGGTAAAAATATCACCTTGAAAGCCGAGTCCACGTCGCCGGTGAGTTTTGATATAGCCGGTCGCGATCTGCCGCATCCAATCCCCGAGCACTGGCGCGCAGACCCGCTCGATGAAGGCGGGCGACGCTACAAAATCACTATCGATTCCGATCAGACGTTGTTATTGAAGTGCCGCAGTAAAATGGCAGTTCAGTCCGCGGGCCAGCTTCCTACGGGGTTCGATCCTGGTTCTCACTATCGTTCACAGCATCATCCCCGTGGCTTGCAGCTCGCCATTTTGGCGGCCAGCGACGCGGTGCAATCGATGGGCATCGATTGGCAGCGTATTGTTTCGGCAGTTGCACCGGATGAGATTGGTGTATACAGCAGTAGTGTGATGAGCCAGTTGGACAATACTGGTTTGGGCGGGATGATGCAGTCGCGCGCACTTGCAAGCCGGGTGACGTCGAAGCAGCTGGCTCTTGGGTTAAATACCATGCCAGCAGATTTTATCAACGCGTACGTTCTGGGTAGCGTGGGTATCACTGGCGGTATGACGGGTGCCTGTGCCACTTTTCTATACAACCTTAACCAGGGCGTAGCTGAAATAAAATCAGGTCGTCGCAAGGTTGTGGTTGTGGGTTCTGCTGAAGCGCCTATTATTCCAGAAATTATCGACGGTTATGCCGCAATGAGTGCGCTCGCGACCGATGCCGATTTGTGCAAATTGGATGGCCTTACTGTCGGTGCAAGCCCTGATTTTCGCCGGGCCAGCCGTCCCTTTGGCGAAAACTGTGGCTTTACTCTTGCGGAGTCGGCTCAGTATGTGGTGTTGATGGCTGATGACCTGGCAGTGCAACTAGGCGCGCAAGTATTTGGCGCGGTTCCCGGCGTTTATATCAATGCTGACGGGTTTAAAAAGTCTATTTCTGCGCCGGGTGCAGGTAATTACCTGACTATGGCAAAAGCGGTGGGTCTGGCGCGCGCGCTGTTGGGTGACGAAGCGGTACAACAGCGGAGTTTCGTGCAGGCGCACGGCTCCAGTACACCGCACAACCGCACTACCGAATCCAAAATATTCGATCAGGTCGCACGAGCATTCAGCATTGAACATTGGCCTGTTGCAGCGGTGAAGTCATACCTTGGGCATTCCCTAGGCCCCGCCAGTGGCGATCAAATGGCGGCCACGCTCGGTGCCTTCGCGCAGGGCGTGGTGCCCGGCATCAAAACTATTGACGGTGTAGCAGACGACGTTTGCGGAGCGCGGCTACACATCTCCAACCAGGATATTGACCTTGGATGCGGTAACATCGATGTTGCGTTCCTGAACTCGAAAGGTTTTGGTGGCAACAATGCGACTGCCACAGTGCTGTCACCGACTGTTGTTAATCGCTATCTTGAGCGCCATTATCCCGGTCGTCAATGGACCACTTTTCAGGATAAACAGGTGCAGAGCCGAGACGATGCCGCACGTTATTTAGCCGCGGCCGACAAAGGTGATTTACGCCCGATATACGAGTTCGGGACTCGGGTGATCGATGAAGAGGAAATCTCGATCAGCAGTACCGAAATAATACTACCCGGATTCGCTAATCCCGTCAGCTTGGGAGATAACGAGGGGTATGACTTTTAA
- a CDS encoding class I SAM-dependent methyltransferase, producing the protein MNKCPLCFSNSSVVFHRDSRRHYRRCFNCWLVFVPEMFHLSHADERAEYDKHENDPLDAGYVNFLSRLVTPLQAHLQEGARGLDFGCGPGPAVGSIMRTSGFNVKNYDPIYANNPLFLNEQFDFVIATEVVEHFRHPALSLAQVWQCVKPGGHFAAMSKLVMSQQAFANWHYKNDPTHIAFFSRETLQWVASRWNATLVFFAADAFVFIKGS; encoded by the coding sequence ATGAATAAATGTCCCCTCTGTTTCTCCAACTCCAGCGTCGTCTTTCATCGGGATTCTCGGCGACACTACCGGCGTTGCTTTAATTGCTGGCTGGTTTTCGTGCCTGAGATGTTTCATCTGAGTCATGCCGATGAGCGAGCGGAGTACGACAAGCACGAAAACGATCCTCTCGATGCGGGCTATGTAAATTTTCTAAGTCGTCTGGTAACGCCTCTGCAAGCGCATTTGCAGGAGGGGGCCCGCGGTTTGGATTTTGGTTGTGGACCGGGTCCCGCTGTAGGTTCGATAATGCGAACCAGCGGATTCAATGTAAAAAACTACGATCCGATTTACGCGAACAATCCGTTATTTTTAAACGAGCAATTCGATTTTGTTATCGCGACCGAAGTTGTAGAGCATTTTCGTCATCCAGCGCTATCTTTAGCACAGGTTTGGCAGTGCGTTAAACCAGGCGGCCATTTTGCTGCTATGTCCAAGCTGGTAATGAGCCAGCAGGCGTTTGCAAACTGGCATTACAAAAACGACCCTACACACATCGCTTTCTTTTCTCGCGAAACCCTGCAGTGGGTTGCTTCGCGTTGGAATGCAACACTGGTATTTTTCGCAGCGGACGCATTTGTTTTTATTAAAGGTTCCTAA